Below is a window of Myroides profundi DNA.
CTGTTAGAAGGAGTGGACATCTTTAAAGATTATTTAGTGATCTCAGAGCGATCTAACGGATTAGTTCATTTGAAGATTCAACCTTGGGATGATAGCCAAGAGGCATATTATCTACCATTTGACAGTGAAACATATAATGCGTATACAGGTACGAATTTAGACTTCGATACAGAGATACTACGCTATGGATACCAATCTATGAATACGCCTTCTTCTGTAATCGACTTTAATATGCGTACGCGTGAGAAAGAAGTGAAGAAGGAACAAGAAGTATTAGGGACTTTCGACAAGAATAATTATGTAGAAGAACGAATCTGGGCAACTGCAAAAGACGGGGTGAAAATACCGATGTCTATCGTGTATAAAAAGGGGATGAAGAAAGATGGTACTAATCCATTCTTACAATATGCGTATGGATCATACGGATATTCGATGGAGCCTTATTTCTCTACTACTCGTCTAAGCTTATTAGATAGAGGATTTATCTATGCGATAGCGCATATTCGCGGAGGTGAAGATATGGGACGTCAATGGTATGAAGAAGGTAAGCTATTAGAGAAGTGGAATACATTTGACGATTTTATCGCTTGTTCAGAGCACGTGATTGCTGAAGGATATACTTCTCCAGAACATTTATATGCTGAAGGTGGTTCTGCTGGAGGTTTATTAATGGGAGTAGTGGTGAATAAACGCCCTGATTTATACAATGGAGTTATTGCTCAAGTACCTTTCGTAGATGTGATGACGACTATGCTGGATGATACAATACCATTGACAACAGGAGAGTATGATGAATGGGGAAATCCGAATGAGAAAGAGTATTATGACTATATGCTGTCTTATTCTCCAATAGATAATGTAGTCGCTCAAGATTATCCGAATATGTATGTATCAACAGGGTTACATGATTCTCAAGTGCAATACTGGGAGCCAGCGAAGTGGGTAGCGAAGTTACGCGTGATGAAAACGAATGATAAGCAACTGTATTTAGACACGAATATGGAGGCAGGACATGGAGGAGCTTCAGGACGTTTTGAGGCTTTAAAAGAGGTCGCAAAAGAGTTTGCTTTCATGTTCGATTTAGAAGGGATAAAAGAGTAGTCTCTTTGTTTTTTTAGTAAATTTGTTAGATAACAGTGGTAGATGAGATAAAGAACATCTATCCATAGTAAATAAGATATTATGAAAGAAGAAATTCAAGCGTATGATAATGTATTGGCTCTTGTAGGGAAAACGCCAATTGTAAAATTGAGTAAAGCAACAAAAGAGTTAAAAGGGAATTTCTATGGTAAAGTAGAAGCTTTCAGTGCTGGACAATCTGCAAAAGATAGAATAGCAATGCACATTATCGAGGCAGCTGAGAAAAAAGGAATATTAAAGCCAGGTAGTACTATCGTAGAGACTACATCAGGGAATACAGGATTTAGTATTGCGATGGTGAGTGCTATTAAGGGATATAAATGTATCTTATCTGTGAGTGATAAGTCTTCTCCTGATAAGATAGATATGCTACGTGCGATGGGAGCTACAGTATATGTATGTCCTGCTAATGTAGCGGCTGATGACCCTCGTTCATACTATGAGGTAGCTAAGACGGTGCAGAAAGAAACGCCAAACTCTATTTATATCAATCAATATTTTAATGAGTTAAATACAGAGGCTCATTATCTATCTACAGGACCTGAGATATGGGAGCAAACAGGAGGTAAGATTACACACTTCGTATGTTGTTCTGGTACGGGAGGTACTATCTCTGGTACAGCTCGTTTCTTAAAAGAGATGAATCCAAATATTCAAATCTTAGGTGTAGATGCTTATGGTTCTGTATTAAAGAAATATCACGAGACAGGAGAGCTAGATCCTAATGAGATCGCTCCTTATAAGATAGAAGGATTAGGAAAGAACTTAATTCCAACTGCTACGGACTTCTCTGTTATCGATAAGTTTATGAAAGTAACAGATAAAGATGCTGCACAAACAGCACGTGAGTTGGCACGTACAGAGGGATTATTCTTAGGATATACTTCAGGTGCTGTACTACAAGCTACAAGACAATATGCTGCAGAAGGAGCATTTGACGAGAATAGTGTAGTAGTTATGTTATTCCCAGACCACGGTTCACGTTATATGAGTAAGATCTATAGCGATGCATGGATGGAGCAACAAGGCTTCTTAGATGGAGAACCTAAAAATGAGATTACTTATATTAAGTAATTTGATCTACTAAAATATAGAAAAACACCTCTCTTCGGATGAGGTGTTTTTTTATTTTTGGTAGTTATGGAATTGTTTTTATATCCTTGATAGTATCATATGATACTATCACAAAGTTCAATGTCTATTTATTTTCTGTATCTTAGAGATGTAAATATTCTTTAAATCAGTTTATTATGAGAAAGTCTGTATTTTTCGTTTTGTTAGTTCTTATTGGGGTGAGTTGTAGATCTAAGCAAGTATTAGAAAACAAGGTAACTACTGTGAATGAGATAGGAACTTTTGAGTATGGATATACACCTGAGAATCCTATAAAAGTAGGAGGGATTAAGGATAATAGAGGACCACAGAATCAAATAGAGTATTTAAAGGATTTGACTGATTTAGAAGGAAATAATTTATCTTTCTACAGAGTAGGTAGTTGTTGTCATTTTGACACTCCTAATGGACTGTTTAACGGTAGAGGAGTACTCGATATATATGCAGTTTATATAAAGGGAAAACAAGATACTGTTCGTCTTTATTTAAACCTATATGATGAGGATAAGTTATATGCACCACGAGGATTTAAATTTAAATTGTAATTTTTTTATGAATGTTAATTTTTTGGTCTAATACTTGTATTAGTATCTTCAAAAGATTAAAAAAATGAATAAAGTAATCAGTTTTAGTGACTTTACAGAGGATGTAACTACTTATGTAGACTATGTAATGGACAGTGGTAATGAGTTAATCGTAAATGAAAACGAACATAATGGAATCGTAATTATTCCTATCGAAGAATATAATTCATTAAAAGGTATTGACTGTGAGTTATCATCAAATTAAAGAGATTAGGTAAACAGCTTGTAATAAGAAACGTTTTAGACAAAAAAACACCTCATTAGAGGTGTTTTTTTATAGGTGATAGTATCATATGATACTATCAATGTCTATAATCTAGAATAGAAAAGGACAATAGATGAGGTAGTCCCTTATTTTTTGTCTTTAGGTAGATTAAATATAATAGCAATTATAAAGAATCCTATTCCTGTAATGGTTGGAGGTAACATATCATTGTTTAATCCTAAAAAAATAAGATAACCTCCTAGAATAGCAAGTAATACAGATAGTGATATTTTTAGCATAATAATAGTGTTTTTTAAAATTGTAGTGGTTTAAACTCAAATATAAAGAATTAACTCTGATAATAGGCTACTGGAATATATCAATCTAATTGTTTTCTAATAAGTTACTGTTGAAAAGCTTAGAATTGATTAACAATCTTTTGCTTTCAGCATTGACATTGATAAGTAAGATTTGTTTGTTTTGTTCTTGATATTTATCGATTAGCTTTTTCAAAGCTTCTATAGCAGACATATCTACTATTCTAGATTCTTTAAAATCTAAGTATACCACAGGAGTGTCTGTAAGAGGAGTAAATTTCTCAATAAAAGAAGTGGTACTCCCAAAGAATAATGGACCATAAATAGCGTAGACTTTATTGCCGTGAGGGTCAAAAGATTTTCTAGCTCGTATACGTATGGCATTGTCCCAAGCAAATACTAAAGCAGAAACGATTACACCGATTAGTACAGCTAAGGCTAAGTTATGTGTGATTACAATAATAATAGTAACTAGAAATAAAACAAAGATATCGGCTTTAGGCATTCTGGTCACTAACTGAAAGGATACCCACTTAAATGTAGTAATCGCGACAATCATCATCACTCCTACTAATGCAGCTATAGGTATCTGTTCAATGATAGGAGCGCCAACTAATATAATGGCTAAGATGGTAAGCGAGCCAATAATAGCAGCTAGTCTACTTCTAGCTCCTGCATCTAAGTTAACTAAAGTCTGTGCTATCATGGCACAACCTCCCATACCTCCAAAGAATCCATTTGTGATATTAGCTATACCTTGGGCAATAGATTCTTTATTACTATTTCCTTTTGTATTGGTGATTTCGTCTACGATACTTAAGGTTAGTAAAGATTCTACTAAACCTACTCCTGCCATAACCAGAGAAAAGGGCAAGATGATCTGTAAAGTCTCTAGTGTAAAAGGGAGTGAAGGAATATGAAAGCTAGGTAAGCTACCACTGATATGAGCGATGTCCATAACTTTTCGAGTGTCTACTTGGAAGAAAAACACAACTGCTGTAGTTACAATTATAGCAACAAGAGTAGCAGGTACTTTTTTAGTGATTTTAGGAAAGATAGTTACAACTAGTATGGTTAATAGGGTTAATCCTATCATTATGTATAGAGCCATTCCGCTAAGCCATGTATTAACTCCCTCTATATCAATTTTGAATTGGGCTATTTGTGCAAAGAATATTACAATAGCTAATCCATTCAAGAACCCATACATGACAGGCTGAGGTATGAATCGTACAAACCTTCCTAACTTAAGCACTCCTACTAATACTTGTATAATACCAGCTAATACTACTGCTGCGAATAAGTACTCTATTCCATACATAGCAATAAGTGATATCATGACAATGATAGTAGCACCAGCTCCTCCTGAGACCATACCTGGTCTTCCTCCAAAAACAGCTGTTATAATCCCCATAAGAAAGGCAGCGTATAATCCTGTTAATGGATGTAAGCCAGCTAGTATGGCAAAAGACAGTGATTCTGGTATCATGGTCATAGCTACGGTTAGACCGGCTAGTATTTCACTTTGAATTCTGATGTTTTGATTTTGGAAACCAAATAAGCGTTGTAACATTTAATAGATGTTTAGAAGGTGTAAAAGTAAGGTATAAATGATAAAGTTATATTTATTGAAACAATAGAAATTATGCTTTAAAGTCAATGGAAGTGTGATATGCTTACTATAATGTATGATTGTAAATAATGAATAAAAACACACTTGTTAAAAAAAGATTAAAAAATAATGTAACATAATTATACTTTTTGCTACTTATGATATAGAACCAAAAATGTGATTATGAAATTAGTTATTAAAAACTTGAACAAGACCTATAAAAATGGGGTTAAGGCAATAGATAATTTAGATTTAGAGATAGGAGCAGGGATGTTTGGTCTGCTAGGGCCTAACGGAGCTGGTAAGTCATCTCTGATGCGTACCATCGCTACTCTTCAAAAACCAGATAGTGGAACAATTCACTTCGGCGATATCAATATATTAGAACAACAAAGTGAGTTCAGAAAACTATTAGGTTACTTACCACAAGATTTCGGTGTATATCCTAATATGTCAGCAGTAGATCTATTAGATTATTTCGCTCGATTAAAAGGGATATCAAAAGCTACTGAAAGAAAGGAAATAGTAACGAAAGTATTAGAGGTAACGAATCTTTATGAAGTTCGTCGTAAAAGTGTGAGTGGATATTCAGGTGGTATGAAACAACGCTTTGGGATTGCTCAATTGTTATTAAATGATCCAAAGTTAATCATAGTAGACGAACCTACAGCTGGACTAGATCCTGCAGAGAGACACCGCTTCTTAAATGTACTTAGAGAGATCGGTAATAATAATACAGTGATATTCTCGACTCATATCGTAGATGATGTAAATGAGCTATGTCATGAGATGGCTATTCTAAATGGAGGAAATCTATTAGAAAGAAGTACACCTAAGCAAGCTGAACAGAAGTTGGAAGGTAAGATCTGGACTAGAGAAACTACTCGTGAAGTAGCAGAAGAACTGAATAAGGAGCTTATGATACTGTCTGGAAAATATAATCAAGATAATAAGCTAAACATTAGAGTGTATTCAGAGGATTCGCTTACAGAAGCAGGTTTTGTATCAGTACAGCCAAGTTTAGAAGATGTTTATTTTGTGGCACTTAAAAACGGATAAACGATGTTTGGAACTATTTTTTCATTTGAAATAAAACGCTGGTTAAAGAACTGGGTATTTTATCTATACCTAGTGTTATTCTTTTTGCTAGGTTTTTTAAGTATGGCTAGTGCCGTTGGAGTTTTTGATATAGTGAAAGTAACGTCAAGTTCT
It encodes the following:
- a CDS encoding S9 family peptidase — encoded protein: MNKDIQAPIATVKPHELTAHNHTRIDNYFWLNDREDQEVIDYLNAENAYYEGQTAHTKAFQADLFEEMKSRIKEDDSSVPYFYNGYYYITRFEKGKDYPIFSRKQGSLEADEEIMFDCNVMAEGHSYFHLRGINVSEDNQWVAFGVDTVSRREYTLQVKNLVTGEISPISIEKTTGSSTWAADNKTLFYSRKDEVTLRADKIYKHKLGTAITEDVMVYFEEDDTFDTHIFKEKSRKYLVIGSESTLTSEYRILESHNPDGEFRVFQERVREVEYNISHYDGHFYIMTNLDEADNFKLMRCPEDKTAVEHWVELIPHREEVLLEGVDIFKDYLVISERSNGLVHLKIQPWDDSQEAYYLPFDSETYNAYTGTNLDFDTEILRYGYQSMNTPSSVIDFNMRTREKEVKKEQEVLGTFDKNNYVEERIWATAKDGVKIPMSIVYKKGMKKDGTNPFLQYAYGSYGYSMEPYFSTTRLSLLDRGFIYAIAHIRGGEDMGRQWYEEGKLLEKWNTFDDFIACSEHVIAEGYTSPEHLYAEGGSAGGLLMGVVVNKRPDLYNGVIAQVPFVDVMTTMLDDTIPLTTGEYDEWGNPNEKEYYDYMLSYSPIDNVVAQDYPNMYVSTGLHDSQVQYWEPAKWVAKLRVMKTNDKQLYLDTNMEAGHGGASGRFEALKEVAKEFAFMFDLEGIKE
- a CDS encoding PLP-dependent cysteine synthase family protein; its protein translation is MKEEIQAYDNVLALVGKTPIVKLSKATKELKGNFYGKVEAFSAGQSAKDRIAMHIIEAAEKKGILKPGSTIVETTSGNTGFSIAMVSAIKGYKCILSVSDKSSPDKIDMLRAMGATVYVCPANVAADDPRSYYEVAKTVQKETPNSIYINQYFNELNTEAHYLSTGPEIWEQTGGKITHFVCCSGTGGTISGTARFLKEMNPNIQILGVDAYGSVLKKYHETGELDPNEIAPYKIEGLGKNLIPTATDFSVIDKFMKVTDKDAAQTARELARTEGLFLGYTSGAVLQATRQYAAEGAFDENSVVVMLFPDHGSRYMSKIYSDAWMEQQGFLDGEPKNEITYIK
- a CDS encoding type II toxin-antitoxin system Phd/YefM family antitoxin; translated protein: MNKVISFSDFTEDVTTYVDYVMDSGNELIVNENEHNGIVIIPIEEYNSLKGIDCELSSN
- a CDS encoding SulP family inorganic anion transporter translates to MLQRLFGFQNQNIRIQSEILAGLTVAMTMIPESLSFAILAGLHPLTGLYAAFLMGIITAVFGGRPGMVSGGAGATIIVMISLIAMYGIEYLFAAVVLAGIIQVLVGVLKLGRFVRFIPQPVMYGFLNGLAIVIFFAQIAQFKIDIEGVNTWLSGMALYIMIGLTLLTILVVTIFPKITKKVPATLVAIIVTTAVVFFFQVDTRKVMDIAHISGSLPSFHIPSLPFTLETLQIILPFSLVMAGVGLVESLLTLSIVDEITNTKGNSNKESIAQGIANITNGFFGGMGGCAMIAQTLVNLDAGARSRLAAIIGSLTILAIILVGAPIIEQIPIAALVGVMMIVAITTFKWVSFQLVTRMPKADIFVLFLVTIIIVITHNLALAVLIGVIVSALVFAWDNAIRIRARKSFDPHGNKVYAIYGPLFFGSTTSFIEKFTPLTDTPVVYLDFKESRIVDMSAIEALKKLIDKYQEQNKQILLINVNAESKRLLINSKLFNSNLLENN
- a CDS encoding ABC transporter ATP-binding protein, translated to MKLVIKNLNKTYKNGVKAIDNLDLEIGAGMFGLLGPNGAGKSSLMRTIATLQKPDSGTIHFGDINILEQQSEFRKLLGYLPQDFGVYPNMSAVDLLDYFARLKGISKATERKEIVTKVLEVTNLYEVRRKSVSGYSGGMKQRFGIAQLLLNDPKLIIVDEPTAGLDPAERHRFLNVLREIGNNNTVIFSTHIVDDVNELCHEMAILNGGNLLERSTPKQAEQKLEGKIWTRETTREVAEELNKELMILSGKYNQDNKLNIRVYSEDSLTEAGFVSVQPSLEDVYFVALKNG